In Candidatus Nanopelagicales bacterium, one genomic interval encodes:
- a CDS encoding DNA adenine methylase — MIKYLGSKRRLVPVLGAMAAAAGARTAVDLFSGTARVSRELKARGVHVTAVDSARYAAVLAQALVATDGRGVDADRLARALRHLASLPPADGYVTETFSRRARFFQPHNAARIDAIREGIAREFSGDPLEPVLLAALLLAADRVDSTTGVQMAYLKTWARRSYADLDLRVPPLLPGSGRAVLGDATTWASAVGPVDLAYVDPPYNQHRYTANYHVWETLVAWDAPEHYGVACKRGDLREPHGRSAFNSRRTMPAALRAVIEDLHADVVVVSHNDESWVGADEIAAWCGAYGEVAVLDVPSRRYVGSRIGIHDRNGVRVGTPGRSHNVEHLVVAGPGATVSAMVSAAVDAAAEAGVRVSVGVPVAG; from the coding sequence GTGATCAAGTACCTGGGGTCGAAGCGGCGGCTGGTGCCCGTCCTGGGCGCCATGGCCGCCGCCGCCGGTGCCCGGACCGCTGTCGACCTGTTCTCCGGGACCGCCCGGGTGTCCCGGGAGCTGAAGGCCCGCGGGGTGCACGTGACCGCGGTCGACTCCGCCCGCTACGCCGCGGTGCTCGCGCAGGCCCTGGTGGCCACGGACGGGCGCGGCGTCGATGCCGACCGGCTCGCCCGGGCGCTGCGGCACCTGGCATCCCTGCCGCCGGCGGACGGCTACGTCACCGAGACCTTCAGCCGGCGCGCCCGCTTCTTCCAGCCGCACAACGCTGCCCGCATCGATGCGATCCGCGAGGGCATCGCCCGCGAGTTCTCGGGCGACCCGCTCGAGCCGGTCCTGCTCGCCGCGCTGCTGCTCGCGGCCGACCGGGTGGACTCCACGACGGGCGTGCAGATGGCCTACCTCAAGACGTGGGCGCGTCGGTCGTACGCCGACCTCGACCTGCGGGTCCCGCCGCTGCTGCCCGGCTCCGGTCGCGCCGTGCTCGGTGACGCGACGACATGGGCGTCGGCGGTCGGCCCGGTGGACCTGGCGTACGTGGACCCGCCGTACAACCAGCACCGCTACACCGCGAACTACCACGTGTGGGAGACCCTGGTCGCCTGGGACGCCCCGGAGCACTATGGGGTCGCGTGCAAGCGGGGCGACCTGCGAGAACCCCACGGCCGCAGCGCATTCAACAGTCGGCGGACCATGCCGGCGGCCCTGCGCGCGGTGATAGAGGACCTCCATGCCGACGTCGTCGTGGTCTCCCACAACGACGAGTCGTGGGTGGGCGCCGACGAGATCGCGGCCTGGTGCGGGGCGTACGGCGAGGTCGCGGTGCTGGACGTCCCCTCGCGTCGGTACGTCGGCTCGCGGATCGGGATCCACGACCGCAACGGTGTCCGCGTCGGCACGCCGGGGCGCAGCCACAACGTGGAGCACCTGGTGGTCGCGGGCCCCGGTGCCACGGTCTCGGCGATGGTGTCAGCGGCCGTCGACGCGGCCGCGGAGGCGGGGGTTCGGGTGTCGGTCGGGGTCCCCGTCGCCGGCTGA